The following coding sequences are from one Gossypium raimondii isolate GPD5lz chromosome 4, ASM2569854v1, whole genome shotgun sequence window:
- the LOC105780545 gene encoding 30S ribosomal protein S21, chloroplastic, translating into MATSLSLSNFFSFLLPPNPSPPKAPPALNSISLSSQKPKNAPLSWSAPEDQSSSLSTELSSVISPSLANANTLFFKSAYNIQVIVDDNEPEERLLNRFRREVMKAGVIQECKRRRFFENKQDEKKRKSREAAKRNRRRRPQARFSQPNKQEVSTKKRDEDDEDNWDMPNEALPY; encoded by the exons ATGGCTACTTCACTCTCACTCTCAAACTTCTTCTCCTTCCTTTTACCTCCTAATCCTTCTCCACCCAAAGCCCCACCGGCTCTCAACAGCATTTCACTCTCTtcccaaaaacccaaaaatgcTCCTCTCTCATGGTCAGCTCCAGAGGATCAATCTTCTTCTTTATCCACTGAATTGTCATCAGTAATAAGCCCTTCTCTTGCAAATGCCAACACCCTTTTCTTCAAATCGGCTTACAATATCCAGGTTATTGTGGATGACAATGAACCTGAAGAAAGACTGCTTAACAGGTTCAGAAGAGAGGTCATGAAAGCTGGTGTTATTCAAGAGTGTAAGAGGAGGAGGTTCTTTGAGAATAAGCAAGATGAGAAGAAGCGTAAGTCACGCGAGGCTGCTAAGCGTAATCGTAGAAG GCGTCCCCAAGCAAGATTTTCACAACCAAACAAGCAGGAAGTATCTACAAAGAAGAGGGATGAGGATGACGAAGATAACTGGGACATGCCAAATGAAGCCCTTCCCTATTGA